From Passer domesticus isolate bPasDom1 chromosome 5, bPasDom1.hap1, whole genome shotgun sequence, the proteins below share one genomic window:
- the KRR1 gene encoding KRR1 small subunit processome component homolog isoform X2, with protein sequence MAAVPEEQAEPGPGPKHREKQKNKNKKKAAPVDESELLTVPDGWKEPAFTREDNPRGLLEESSFATLFPKYREAYLKECWPLVQKALGEHYVNAALDLIEGSMTVTTTKKTFDPYIIIRARDLIKLLARSVPFEQAVRILQDDVACDIIKIGSLVRKRETFIKRRARLLGPKGSTLKALELLTNCYIMVQGNTVSALGPFSGLKEVRKVVLDTMKNIHPIYNIKTLMIKRELAKDPELRTQSWERFLPKFKRKNLKKRKEPKKKNTKKEYTPFPPPQPESQIDKELASGEYFLKERQKKRKQMEEIKAKQADAVKRRQEERNKAFIPPKEKPAVKTKKASTEKKIDIEAIKEKVKNAKKKKLGALPEEEVKLKMAADEKKKKKKK encoded by the exons agaagaacaagaacaagaagaaGGCGGCGCCAG tTGATGAGTCTGAACTTCTCACTGTGCCGGATGGATGGAAAGAGCCAGCCTTTACAAGAGAGGATAATCCCAGAGGGCTGCTGGAAGAAAGCAGTTTTGCAACATTGTTCCCGAAGTATAGAGAAGCCTACTTGAAAGAGTGCTGGCCACTTGTCCAGAAAGCCTTGGGTGAACAT TATGTGAACGCAGCGCTGGATCTAATTGAGGGAAGCATGACTGTCACTACCACTAAGAAGACTTTTGATCCATATATAATCATTAGGGCTAGAGACTTAATAAAACTTCTGGCAAGAAGCGTTCCATTTGAGCAG GCAGTTCGTATCCTTCAGGACGATGTTGCATGTGACATCATTAAGATAGGCTCTCTGGTGAGGAAGAGAGAGACTTTTATAAAAAGAAGAGCACGGCTTCTTGGGCCAAAAGGATCTACTCTGAAG GCCCTGGAACTGTTAACAAACTGTTATATTATGGTGCAAGGCAACACTGTTTCAGCTCTTGGACCCTTTAGTGGGCTAAAAGAG GTTAGAAAAGTTGTTCTGGACACAATGAAGAATATACATCCCATATATAACATCAAG ACTTTGATGATCAAAAGGGAATTAGCAAAAGATCCTGAACTGAGGACACAAAGTTGGGAAAGATTTTTGCCTAAATTCAAGCGGAAGAACTTGAAAAAACGGAAGGAGCCcaagaagaaaaatactaaGAAGGAGTACACACCATTCCCACCTCCACAGCCAGAAAGCCAG ATTGATAAAGAATTGGCAAGTGGCGAATACTTCTTGaaagaaagacagaagaaaCGCAAGCAAATGGAAGAGATAAAG GCAAAGCAAGCAGATGCAGTCAAGAGaagacaagaagaaagaaataaagcttttatcCCACCAAAGGAAAAGCCAGCTGTGAAAACAAAGAAAG CCTCCACCGAGAAAAAGATTGATATTGAAGCAATCAAAGAAAAGGTAAAGAATgcaaagaagaagaaattagGAGCACTCCCTGAGGAAGAAGTAAAGTTAAAAATGGCagcagatgaaaagaaaaaaaagaaaaagaagtaa
- the KRR1 gene encoding KRR1 small subunit processome component homolog isoform X1, giving the protein MAAVPEEQAEPGPGPKHREKQKNKNKKKAAPAVDESELLTVPDGWKEPAFTREDNPRGLLEESSFATLFPKYREAYLKECWPLVQKALGEHYVNAALDLIEGSMTVTTTKKTFDPYIIIRARDLIKLLARSVPFEQAVRILQDDVACDIIKIGSLVRKRETFIKRRARLLGPKGSTLKALELLTNCYIMVQGNTVSALGPFSGLKEVRKVVLDTMKNIHPIYNIKTLMIKRELAKDPELRTQSWERFLPKFKRKNLKKRKEPKKKNTKKEYTPFPPPQPESQIDKELASGEYFLKERQKKRKQMEEIKAKQADAVKRRQEERNKAFIPPKEKPAVKTKKASTEKKIDIEAIKEKVKNAKKKKLGALPEEEVKLKMAADEKKKKKKK; this is encoded by the exons agaagaacaagaacaagaagaaGGCGGCGCCAG cagtTGATGAGTCTGAACTTCTCACTGTGCCGGATGGATGGAAAGAGCCAGCCTTTACAAGAGAGGATAATCCCAGAGGGCTGCTGGAAGAAAGCAGTTTTGCAACATTGTTCCCGAAGTATAGAGAAGCCTACTTGAAAGAGTGCTGGCCACTTGTCCAGAAAGCCTTGGGTGAACAT TATGTGAACGCAGCGCTGGATCTAATTGAGGGAAGCATGACTGTCACTACCACTAAGAAGACTTTTGATCCATATATAATCATTAGGGCTAGAGACTTAATAAAACTTCTGGCAAGAAGCGTTCCATTTGAGCAG GCAGTTCGTATCCTTCAGGACGATGTTGCATGTGACATCATTAAGATAGGCTCTCTGGTGAGGAAGAGAGAGACTTTTATAAAAAGAAGAGCACGGCTTCTTGGGCCAAAAGGATCTACTCTGAAG GCCCTGGAACTGTTAACAAACTGTTATATTATGGTGCAAGGCAACACTGTTTCAGCTCTTGGACCCTTTAGTGGGCTAAAAGAG GTTAGAAAAGTTGTTCTGGACACAATGAAGAATATACATCCCATATATAACATCAAG ACTTTGATGATCAAAAGGGAATTAGCAAAAGATCCTGAACTGAGGACACAAAGTTGGGAAAGATTTTTGCCTAAATTCAAGCGGAAGAACTTGAAAAAACGGAAGGAGCCcaagaagaaaaatactaaGAAGGAGTACACACCATTCCCACCTCCACAGCCAGAAAGCCAG ATTGATAAAGAATTGGCAAGTGGCGAATACTTCTTGaaagaaagacagaagaaaCGCAAGCAAATGGAAGAGATAAAG GCAAAGCAAGCAGATGCAGTCAAGAGaagacaagaagaaagaaataaagcttttatcCCACCAAAGGAAAAGCCAGCTGTGAAAACAAAGAAAG CCTCCACCGAGAAAAAGATTGATATTGAAGCAATCAAAGAAAAGGTAAAGAATgcaaagaagaagaaattagGAGCACTCCCTGAGGAAGAAGTAAAGTTAAAAATGGCagcagatgaaaagaaaaaaaagaaaaagaagtaa